In a genomic window of Mycolicibacterium neoaurum VKM Ac-1815D:
- a CDS encoding GAP1-N2 domain-containing protein, producing MNRYGQLTYTCFDVAGTAGGWQVKQTSGDLTPQEIDELVAGVRTVFRAVEPLPTYPTPQDCERGPRRLAYRPVSVGAAFWHTVPAGSDATGRPGNVFAHVLLDRIPAERTAVRSIHVRPIQLWRSPDWVRPYGAPEVARAMLPSDQPVPGGVVTADSAVDFVMDTSTWRLGTLCGLLDATAAALQGGPPVVLGVDSPESAAQWIGLTSFLMSAGTAARLSFSTFDRSDEVSPDVHTGHHLTAVPRGDLASLPPQVVIIDEASMLSLGELDGEPHRTASGQIIEVTPWSAMAQVVLTDPASARVVLADIDRYAEVAGDRDLHPAWPMAMSVLHRDDFADARAEATIVITAHCPSEMPSGSPLGQRISDAMAELVGFTTEEAWRAVERVNDGQAADYADAIYLERAIADHAWLRQQTPVPVSPRRYDDRDLPDAVASAIGAAVGAGGESDPEVLIRLADLLLRSGVDDDVAAQVISQPVVHKALTDPGRGPEVARRVGHRVGHEVRLALAARILAEATVTADRRTLPDIEVLAWLAEGVGVPDPRAVATAKPWDSVWTRTAVRGACAESQGAHDDADRFAHLWWCKLRQATLFDEVAGDAIWHPTDLLIASHGAPLSARAALPTLLGAPDSSGMSELAASVMDTSPDPVAVACAALRGIETAEWVQDGLLHERQGVYSRSWEEAMTDVGLGGVHPDAGVRVLTLSLLADIRRIPFPLQANTIAADARTADAAVWQILELVDRAVVDPAAVLAAALLPVATDEDSADAASVGVSVLVARVADQLVAGRRFSEEDVDATVSLMTRMAGLGADQTPRRYRKMVHKLLAQGRPGQISQVERIRGGH from the coding sequence GTGAATCGATACGGGCAGTTGACCTACACCTGCTTCGACGTCGCCGGTACGGCAGGCGGTTGGCAGGTGAAGCAGACCTCCGGTGACCTGACACCGCAGGAGATCGACGAACTGGTCGCCGGTGTACGCACCGTGTTCCGCGCCGTGGAGCCGCTGCCCACCTACCCGACACCCCAGGACTGTGAACGGGGACCCCGTCGGCTGGCGTACCGCCCGGTGTCCGTCGGCGCGGCCTTCTGGCACACCGTGCCCGCCGGCTCCGATGCCACCGGACGGCCCGGAAACGTGTTCGCCCACGTGCTTCTCGACCGCATCCCCGCCGAGCGCACCGCTGTCCGATCGATTCATGTCCGACCGATTCAACTGTGGCGATCCCCGGATTGGGTTCGCCCCTACGGTGCTCCCGAGGTGGCCCGCGCGATGCTGCCGTCGGATCAGCCGGTGCCCGGCGGCGTGGTCACCGCGGACAGCGCGGTCGATTTCGTGATGGACACCAGCACCTGGCGGCTGGGGACGCTGTGCGGCCTGTTGGACGCCACTGCGGCGGCACTGCAGGGTGGACCGCCGGTGGTGCTGGGTGTGGACTCGCCGGAGAGCGCGGCCCAATGGATCGGTCTGACCAGCTTCCTGATGTCGGCGGGTACCGCAGCGCGACTGAGCTTCTCGACGTTCGATCGCTCCGACGAGGTATCACCCGACGTGCACACCGGGCACCATCTGACCGCCGTGCCCCGCGGCGACCTCGCGTCGCTGCCCCCGCAGGTCGTGATCATCGACGAGGCGTCGATGCTCTCGCTGGGAGAACTCGACGGTGAACCGCACCGCACGGCGTCCGGACAGATCATCGAGGTCACGCCGTGGTCGGCGATGGCGCAGGTGGTGCTGACCGATCCCGCCTCGGCGCGCGTGGTGCTGGCGGACATCGACCGCTACGCCGAGGTGGCCGGTGACCGCGATCTGCACCCGGCGTGGCCGATGGCGATGTCCGTTCTGCACCGAGACGACTTCGCCGACGCGCGTGCCGAGGCCACGATCGTGATCACAGCGCACTGCCCGTCCGAGATGCCGAGTGGATCGCCGTTGGGGCAGCGGATCTCGGATGCGATGGCCGAGCTGGTGGGGTTCACCACCGAGGAGGCCTGGCGGGCTGTCGAGCGGGTCAACGACGGGCAGGCAGCCGATTATGCCGATGCGATCTACCTCGAACGTGCGATCGCCGACCACGCCTGGCTGCGGCAGCAGACGCCGGTACCGGTGAGCCCGCGCCGCTACGACGACCGCGACCTGCCGGACGCTGTCGCCTCGGCGATCGGCGCGGCGGTGGGTGCGGGCGGCGAGTCGGATCCAGAGGTGCTCATCCGACTGGCGGATCTCTTGCTGCGGTCCGGGGTCGATGACGACGTTGCGGCACAGGTGATATCCCAACCGGTCGTGCACAAAGCGCTCACCGATCCGGGCAGGGGCCCGGAAGTGGCCCGACGAGTCGGACATCGGGTCGGCCACGAGGTCAGGCTCGCGCTTGCGGCGCGAATACTGGCCGAGGCGACCGTCACCGCAGACCGGCGGACGCTGCCGGATATCGAAGTACTTGCTTGGCTGGCAGAGGGTGTGGGTGTGCCGGACCCCCGCGCGGTGGCCACCGCGAAACCCTGGGATTCGGTCTGGACGCGGACTGCCGTCCGTGGCGCCTGTGCCGAAAGCCAGGGTGCGCATGACGATGCCGATCGGTTCGCGCATCTGTGGTGGTGCAAGCTAAGGCAGGCAACGCTTTTCGACGAGGTGGCCGGTGATGCGATCTGGCATCCGACGGATCTGCTCATCGCGTCGCATGGTGCACCGCTGAGCGCGCGGGCCGCGCTACCGACTCTGCTGGGTGCCCCGGATTCATCGGGGATGTCCGAACTGGCTGCGTCGGTGATGGATACCAGCCCCGACCCGGTGGCCGTCGCATGTGCGGCACTGCGCGGTATCGAGACCGCCGAGTGGGTTCAGGACGGTCTTTTGCACGAGCGGCAGGGCGTCTACAGCCGATCATGGGAAGAGGCGATGACGGACGTCGGCCTGGGCGGGGTACACCCGGATGCCGGTGTGCGCGTCCTCACCCTTTCCTTGCTGGCCGACATCAGACGCATCCCTTTTCCGTTGCAAGCGAATACGATTGCGGCCGACGCGCGCACCGCCGATGCAGCGGTCTGGCAGATTCTGGAGTTGGTTGACCGCGCGGTGGTCGATCCGGCCGCGGTGCTCGCGGCGGCACTGCTGCCCGTTGCCACCGACGAGGATTCAGCCGATGCCGCGAGCGTTGGGGTGAGCGTACTCGTCGCGCGTGTGGCCGATCAGCTGGTCGCCGGGCGGCGATTCTCCGAAGAGGATGTCGATGCCACGGTGTCGTTGATGACCCGGATGGCCGGACTCGGCGCCGATCAGACGCCGCGTCGATATCGGAAGATGGTGCACAAGTTGCTTGCCCAGGGACGACCAGGACAAATATCGCAGGTTGAGCGGATCAGGGGAGGTCACTGA
- a CDS encoding sensor domain-containing protein, translating to MTQGGFGGDPFGGAPFGDPFAAPVATPPAGRDPYASPPHGGGTNPLAVLSVVFAFVFAPVGAILGHLGLAQIGRTAQRGRALAMVGLVLSYVVIVCATAGLVLWMVRGGTPQTQVASSDPTPALPVPAAAPLPPAGPRVDRALLPEILIPLPELQTLVADPDLTLWFSTDALVEPRPEIGTYTDMSCIGSHLRGTAEGYRGNEPAAYVGTDIGNQVLGSPKLAQVVRQGAALYGDAAAAQKAFGDYLALWRRCVGQTTTWIRSDVPPWTFTYGEPTVLGPDLIMVRSIPPADARFIDLVHIVAVRANVLVDNTFTGRQLGDTPNRVTDTMLERVAARESG from the coding sequence TTGACACAGGGGGGATTCGGTGGCGACCCGTTCGGCGGGGCGCCGTTCGGTGATCCGTTCGCCGCGCCGGTGGCGACGCCGCCGGCCGGTAGAGATCCGTATGCGTCGCCGCCCCATGGCGGTGGCACCAACCCGCTGGCGGTGCTGTCGGTGGTCTTCGCCTTCGTCTTCGCGCCCGTCGGCGCGATCCTCGGCCACCTGGGCCTCGCTCAGATCGGGCGCACTGCGCAGCGCGGCCGCGCACTGGCAATGGTCGGACTGGTGCTCTCCTATGTCGTGATCGTCTGCGCGACTGCGGGTCTGGTCCTGTGGATGGTCCGCGGCGGCACGCCCCAGACGCAGGTGGCGTCGAGCGATCCCACCCCCGCGCTGCCGGTTCCCGCGGCAGCGCCACTACCGCCCGCGGGTCCGCGGGTGGATCGCGCGTTGCTCCCCGAGATCCTGATACCGCTGCCGGAACTGCAGACGCTGGTCGCGGACCCCGATCTGACGCTGTGGTTCTCCACCGATGCGCTGGTCGAACCGCGGCCCGAGATCGGCACGTACACGGACATGTCATGTATCGGATCGCACCTGCGCGGTACAGCTGAGGGCTATCGAGGGAATGAGCCGGCCGCGTATGTCGGCACGGATATCGGGAACCAGGTGTTAGGTAGCCCGAAACTGGCTCAGGTGGTGCGGCAGGGGGCGGCGCTCTATGGGGATGCGGCAGCCGCGCAGAAGGCGTTCGGCGACTATCTGGCGCTCTGGCGCCGATGCGTCGGACAAACGACCACCTGGATCCGATCGGATGTACCGCCGTGGACCTTCACCTACGGCGAGCCCACGGTATTGGGCCCCGACCTCATCATGGTGCGGTCTATCCCGCCGGCTGACGCGAGGTTCATCGATCTCGTCCACATCGTTGCGGTCAGGGCGAATGTCCTGGTGGACAACACCTTCACGGGCCGCCAGTTGGGTGATACGCCCAACCGCGTCACCGATACGATGCTCGAGCGTGTCGCGGCCAGAGAGTCGGGGTAG
- a CDS encoding sensor domain-containing protein produces MTQGYPGNPFDAPTGGDPFGGGPVTAPPPPSPGPVPDRGEVNTLATLSMVFAFVFAPAGAILGHLGLAQVARTGQRGRERALSGITLSYVVMTTVIVGLVVWAAGGNESPTPAFAADPSTTSVAAPPPRTTDVPAPTPKPRPTLEPTALQGILLNVDDLRALLTRPALAPIWTTSGLGLQPDRGGFEDTSCAGSHFKGTPMAYGGHVPLQFTGTDIGDRSTGLLIGQGAAVFPDAAAAQQAFTAYVGYLRGCAGKSTMTIPTTPTADGLSLTYGMPVEIGNDMVKVDTKVEGGTPGGEFSHYLAVKNNVVVDSIFIGLGLADTPTRVMQAMLDRVPN; encoded by the coding sequence GTGACACAGGGATACCCCGGCAACCCATTCGACGCTCCGACCGGGGGCGACCCGTTCGGCGGCGGACCCGTGACGGCGCCGCCGCCACCGTCACCTGGCCCGGTGCCCGACCGCGGCGAGGTCAACACCCTGGCGACCCTGTCGATGGTCTTTGCGTTCGTGTTCGCGCCGGCCGGGGCGATCCTCGGCCACCTGGGATTGGCACAGGTCGCCCGCACCGGGCAGCGCGGGCGGGAGCGGGCACTGTCCGGGATCACGCTCTCGTATGTCGTCATGACCACCGTCATCGTCGGATTGGTGGTGTGGGCAGCCGGCGGAAACGAGTCGCCGACCCCGGCCTTCGCCGCTGACCCGTCGACCACATCGGTTGCGGCACCGCCACCGCGCACGACGGATGTGCCCGCACCGACGCCGAAGCCCCGACCCACCCTCGAACCGACAGCGCTACAGGGGATTCTGCTCAACGTCGACGATCTGCGCGCGCTGCTGACCCGGCCTGCCCTTGCGCCGATCTGGACGACGAGCGGGTTGGGCCTGCAACCCGACCGCGGAGGCTTCGAGGACACGTCATGCGCGGGATCGCATTTCAAGGGCACGCCGATGGCCTATGGCGGGCATGTCCCGCTGCAGTTCACCGGAACCGATATCGGTGACCGGTCGACGGGGCTGCTGATCGGGCAGGGTGCGGCCGTGTTTCCCGATGCCGCGGCCGCGCAACAGGCCTTCACCGCCTATGTCGGGTATCTGCGCGGATGTGCCGGCAAGTCGACGATGACGATACCCACGACTCCCACCGCAGACGGCCTCTCCCTCACCTATGGAATGCCGGTGGAGATCGGCAATGACATGGTGAAAGTGGACACCAAGGTCGAGGGGGGAACTCCCGGTGGAGAGTTCAGCCACTACCTCGCCGTGAAGAACAACGTGGTGGTGGACAGCATCTTCATCGGGTTGGGTCTCGCCGACACCCCGACGCGGGTGATGCAGGCCATGCTCGACCGAGTCCCGAATTGA
- a CDS encoding sensor domain-containing protein encodes MSQDGFGHNPFDAPVDQPTGPASAGAPPPVVVRPISAEVNTLATLSVIFAFVFAPAGAILGHLGLAQVGRTGQRGRERALIGITLSYLVILAVVVGLVVWAAGGNDASTPTAAPPASTSNPSVSPSAPSSTAPPAPVVDAAKLPEILVPLLDLRTLMGDPGLTPYATSDKVEMPSNNGEPIGTFDDDSCFPSFVAGTPGAYEGTEWRNFYGSDSVNSQIGFQVGQAVARFDDNQAARRALDAYLAKWRGCVGKTMKWTLPNGFVTELTFGEVKDMGNGIWTQSNSMSPMVIPISYERVLAVKENVLVDNTISGPNAGDRPMKLVRAMLDRITP; translated from the coding sequence ATGTCCCAGGACGGTTTCGGCCACAACCCATTCGACGCGCCCGTGGACCAACCGACGGGTCCGGCGTCCGCCGGAGCGCCCCCGCCGGTCGTGGTGCGCCCGATCTCGGCAGAGGTGAACACCCTGGCCACCCTGTCGGTCATCTTCGCATTCGTCTTCGCCCCTGCCGGTGCCATCCTGGGCCACCTCGGTCTGGCGCAGGTCGGCCGTACCGGCCAGCGAGGCCGGGAGCGAGCACTGATCGGCATCACCCTGTCCTATCTCGTGATCCTGGCCGTGGTGGTCGGGCTGGTCGTCTGGGCTGCCGGCGGAAACGACGCCTCGACCCCGACCGCTGCGCCGCCGGCGTCGACATCGAACCCGTCGGTGTCCCCGTCCGCGCCGTCATCCACGGCCCCACCGGCACCGGTGGTCGATGCCGCGAAGCTCCCTGAAATCCTCGTTCCGCTGCTGGATCTTCGCACCCTCATGGGTGATCCGGGCCTGACCCCCTATGCCACCTCCGACAAGGTCGAGATGCCGTCCAACAACGGTGAACCGATCGGAACGTTCGACGACGACTCCTGTTTCCCGTCCTTCGTCGCAGGCACCCCCGGCGCCTATGAGGGCACCGAATGGCGCAATTTCTACGGGTCTGATTCGGTGAACAGCCAGATCGGATTCCAGGTGGGTCAGGCGGTGGCGCGGTTCGATGACAACCAAGCGGCCCGTCGAGCGCTCGACGCCTACCTGGCGAAATGGCGCGGGTGCGTCGGCAAGACCATGAAATGGACACTGCCGAACGGGTTCGTCACCGAGCTGACCTTCGGCGAGGTCAAGGACATGGGCAACGGGATCTGGACGCAGTCCAATTCGATGTCGCCGATGGTGATACCCATCAGCTATGAACGGGTGTTGGCGGTCAAGGAGAACGTGTTGGTGGACAACACCATCTCCGGCCCGAACGCCGGGGACAGACCGATGAAACTCGTGCGCGCGATGCTGGATCGGATCACGCCGTGA
- a CDS encoding DUF4878 domain-containing protein, whose translation MNESPRDDLPYDPFAEPPPSQVPDEPAQTGPTPTSGYETTQAGPPVSPSYMPPPVFSAQHIPPHQPPPKRHKKTLVVLAGGAAVLVAILVVVIVVVSRGGSALTGGGSPQEAAKAYLEALASGDAEAALSLGLNAPATTDLLTDDVLRQQIEKAPITAISVPDGTAPMGDFAMVPVSAKFGDEVSSASLTMRKANGEWKVQNSAVKIDFSAVLGINKSLADLTIFGTPATGPVYVFPGWVDYGSSNANLSYKGPTLLLNQLDSFLLFNSVTPTLSPSATDAINTRLLDDLAKCTASRLFAPPGCPLKVSPAGLVDGTAQWGPLTDLGNIKQMFNPYNMTVSIVGTIVSNFTASTPGGAPSTGKITGVISGSADLSTDPPTVTYR comes from the coding sequence ATGAACGAATCACCGCGCGACGACCTCCCCTACGATCCATTCGCCGAACCGCCGCCGTCACAGGTTCCCGATGAACCTGCGCAGACCGGGCCGACGCCCACATCCGGGTACGAGACCACCCAGGCCGGACCGCCGGTCTCGCCCTCCTACATGCCCCCGCCCGTCTTCAGCGCCCAGCACATTCCGCCACACCAACCGCCACCGAAGCGGCACAAGAAAACACTGGTGGTGCTTGCGGGCGGCGCCGCCGTCTTGGTGGCGATCCTTGTTGTCGTCATCGTCGTGGTCAGCCGAGGTGGATCGGCGCTGACCGGTGGTGGCAGCCCGCAGGAGGCGGCCAAGGCGTATCTGGAAGCGCTGGCAAGCGGGGATGCGGAGGCCGCGTTGTCGCTCGGACTGAACGCGCCCGCGACGACCGATCTGCTGACCGACGATGTTCTGCGCCAACAGATCGAGAAAGCCCCGATCACCGCCATCTCGGTTCCCGACGGCACCGCACCGATGGGTGATTTCGCCATGGTGCCGGTATCGGCGAAGTTCGGTGATGAGGTCTCCAGCGCCAGCCTTACGATGCGTAAGGCCAACGGCGAGTGGAAGGTTCAGAATTCGGCCGTCAAGATCGACTTCAGTGCCGTGCTCGGGATCAACAAGAGCTTGGCCGACCTGACAATCTTCGGCACACCGGCCACCGGCCCGGTGTACGTGTTCCCCGGCTGGGTGGACTATGGCAGCAGCAATGCCAATCTCTCCTACAAGGGCCCCACCCTGCTGCTGAATCAGCTCGACAGCTTTCTGCTCTTCAACTCGGTGACGCCGACGTTGAGCCCGTCTGCCACCGACGCGATCAACACCAGGCTGCTCGATGATCTCGCGAAGTGCACGGCATCGAGACTGTTCGCGCCGCCCGGATGTCCGTTGAAGGTCAGTCCTGCCGGGCTCGTCGACGGCACCGCCCAGTGGGGCCCGTTGACCGACCTCGGCAATATCAAGCAAATGTTCAACCCGTACAACATGACCGTGTCCATTGTCGGGACCATCGTCTCCAACTTCACCGCCTCCACGCCGGGCGGCGCCCCGTCAACAGGCAAGATCACCGGGGTGATCAGCGGCTCTGCCGATCTCAGCACGGACCCACCGACGGTGACATACCGATGA
- a CDS encoding sensor domain-containing protein, translating to MSGGGFGAWPGGPADGDPFGADPFGVPGPTNTGGYVGVPPPPSGSDPKVNTLATLSVIFAFVFAPAGAVLGHLGLAQIGRTGQRGHTRAVIGLALSYTVIVATVAAIVVWTVTGADSTDPAVGSPTVAAPAPASSSVSPVPTTTTPPPAPLVDAAALPGLLLTDAEARALTGDNGLANIETLTHPQMPPTSESVYEPLECVPSFLASTSVAYGASGHLGFHGTAPSNAETLLSIGQSVSNYTDAATATGMLDYYRGIWTRCAGTTLLWHMMQDRATGPITLGAPRDAGDGVVELVSHSTLDNLPYQRAIAVKNNVLVDVQAGGGDHKPGLAVEVVRKILSKIPG from the coding sequence ATGAGCGGCGGCGGGTTCGGAGCGTGGCCTGGCGGCCCGGCCGACGGTGATCCGTTCGGCGCCGACCCGTTCGGCGTTCCGGGCCCGACGAACACCGGCGGATACGTCGGGGTACCGCCGCCGCCGTCGGGTTCGGATCCCAAGGTCAACACGCTGGCGACGCTGTCGGTCATCTTCGCCTTCGTGTTCGCGCCGGCCGGCGCGGTGCTCGGGCATCTGGGATTGGCGCAGATCGGGCGCACCGGGCAACGTGGACACACCCGCGCGGTGATCGGGCTCGCGCTGTCCTACACCGTCATCGTCGCCACAGTGGCCGCGATCGTCGTCTGGACGGTGACCGGTGCTGATTCCACCGACCCCGCGGTCGGATCACCGACGGTGGCGGCACCGGCACCGGCATCGTCGTCGGTATCTCCGGTACCCACCACGACCACACCCCCGCCGGCGCCACTGGTCGACGCGGCGGCCCTGCCCGGGTTGCTACTCACCGACGCCGAGGCGCGCGCGCTCACCGGCGACAACGGTCTGGCCAATATCGAGACGCTGACCCACCCACAAATGCCGCCGACATCGGAATCGGTCTATGAGCCGCTCGAGTGCGTGCCCTCATTTCTGGCCTCGACCAGCGTGGCATACGGAGCCAGTGGTCATCTCGGCTTCCACGGCACCGCGCCGAGCAACGCGGAGACTCTTCTGTCGATCGGCCAGTCGGTGTCCAACTACACCGATGCCGCCACCGCGACCGGCATGCTCGACTACTACCGCGGGATATGGACCCGTTGCGCCGGCACCACGCTGTTGTGGCACATGATGCAGGACCGGGCAACCGGTCCCATCACGCTCGGGGCGCCCCGGGACGCCGGTGACGGTGTGGTCGAGCTGGTGTCCCATTCCACGCTGGACAACCTGCCCTATCAGCGGGCCATCGCGGTGAAGAACAATGTGCTCGTTGACGTGCAAGCTGGCGGTGGCGACCACAAGCCCGGTTTGGCCGTCGAGGTCGTCAGAAAGATCCTGTCCAAGATCCCGGGCTGA
- a CDS encoding SDR family oxidoreductase — MAEKVWFITGASRGFGREWTIAALERGDRVAATARDTATLDDLVVRYGAALLPLQLDVTDRAADFAAVQRAHEHFGRLDIIVNNAGYGQFGFIEELTEAEARDQIETNLFGALWVTQAALPFLRAQHSGHILQVSSIGGITAFQNVGIYHASKWALEGFSQSLAQEVAGFGIHVTLIEPGGFDTDWAGSSAKRATPLPDYAEAHQQAADARAKRTAKSGDPQASAAAVLKIVDAEQPPLRVFLGELPLQLAEADYAQRLATWREWQPVSVEAQG; from the coding sequence ATGGCTGAGAAGGTCTGGTTCATCACCGGCGCATCCCGCGGCTTCGGCCGCGAGTGGACGATCGCCGCCCTCGAACGCGGGGACAGGGTCGCCGCGACGGCGCGCGATACCGCAACCCTGGACGACCTGGTGGTCCGCTACGGCGCCGCGCTGCTGCCGCTGCAGCTCGACGTGACCGACCGGGCCGCCGATTTCGCCGCGGTCCAGCGTGCCCACGAGCATTTCGGCCGGCTCGACATCATCGTCAACAACGCCGGGTACGGGCAGTTCGGCTTCATCGAGGAGCTCACCGAAGCCGAGGCGCGCGACCAGATCGAGACGAACCTGTTCGGTGCGCTGTGGGTCACCCAGGCCGCTCTGCCGTTCCTGCGGGCCCAGCACAGCGGGCACATCCTGCAGGTGTCCTCGATCGGCGGCATCACGGCATTTCAGAACGTCGGCATCTATCACGCGTCCAAGTGGGCGCTGGAGGGCTTCTCGCAGTCGCTGGCCCAAGAGGTGGCCGGCTTCGGCATCCACGTCACGCTGATCGAGCCGGGCGGGTTCGATACCGATTGGGCCGGCTCCTCGGCCAAACGGGCCACCCCGCTGCCGGACTACGCCGAGGCCCACCAGCAGGCCGCCGACGCCCGCGCCAAGCGCACCGCGAAATCGGGCGACCCGCAGGCCTCGGCCGCCGCCGTGCTCAAGATCGTCGACGCCGAGCAGCCGCCGCTGCGGGTGTTCCTCGGTGAGTTGCCGTTGCAACTGGCCGAGGCCGACTACGCCCAGCGCCTGGCTACCTGGCGGGAGTGGCAACCGGTCTCGGTCGAAGCGCAGGGCTGA
- a CDS encoding demethylmenaquinone methyltransferase: MSRASLEKNPHEVASMFDAVARRYDITNTVMSLGQDRFWRRQTRAALGIGPGDKVLDLAAGTAVSTVELASSGAWCVAADFSVGMLSAGASRPVPKVGADATRLPFADDSFDAVTISFGLRNVVDHVAGLREMARVTRPGGRLVVCEFSTPTNALFSTVYKEYLMRALPGMATAVSSNPEAYVYLAESIRAWPTQAELAARIREAGWDSVRWRNLTGGIVALHAAVKP, translated from the coding sequence GTGAGCAGGGCGTCGTTGGAGAAGAATCCGCATGAGGTGGCGTCGATGTTCGACGCCGTGGCCCGCCGCTACGACATCACCAATACGGTGATGTCGCTGGGCCAGGACCGGTTCTGGCGGCGTCAGACCCGCGCGGCGCTGGGGATCGGGCCGGGGGACAAGGTGCTCGACCTGGCTGCCGGGACGGCGGTGTCGACGGTCGAGCTGGCGAGTTCGGGCGCGTGGTGTGTGGCGGCGGACTTCTCGGTCGGCATGCTGTCGGCCGGGGCATCGCGTCCGGTGCCCAAGGTGGGCGCCGACGCCACCCGGCTGCCGTTCGCCGATGATTCCTTCGACGCGGTGACCATCAGCTTCGGTCTGCGCAACGTCGTCGACCATGTGGCCGGACTGCGCGAGATGGCCCGGGTGACCCGCCCGGGTGGCCGGCTGGTGGTGTGCGAGTTCTCCACGCCGACCAATGCGCTGTTCTCCACCGTGTACAAGGAGTACCTGATGCGGGCGCTGCCGGGCATGGCCACGGCGGTCTCGAGCAATCCCGAGGCCTATGTCTATCTGGCCGAGTCGATTCGCGCCTGGCCGACACAGGCCGAATTGGCCGCCCGCATCCGCGAGGCCGGGTGGGATTCGGTGCGCTGGCGCAACCTCACCGGAGGGATCGTCGCGCTGCACGCCGCCGTCAAGCCGTGA
- a CDS encoding CobW family GTP-binding protein has product MHAVSVPVLAIAGFLGAGKTTLLNHLLRNSRGVRIGALVNDFGAVNIDAMLVAGQVDAMASLSNGCICCAVDASEAAEMLGKLAAVRPALDLIVVEASGVAEPQVLARTIATAEDDRFHYAGLVLVVDAVQPADLGHGVAVADLVVLNKISEAPDDDVVAARIRELNPRVPVLPTDFARIDPELLIDPPVARKPPAQLSFDELLHDHDDHHDHHHPEYQSMQFCTGDTVNPRHFLQFLQGRPQGLYRAKGFVDFGPNGRFLVQLVGSSLRFHRSRGRGTELVLIGTGMDVAALQAGLADCTREPADDNAMLGLGKYIV; this is encoded by the coding sequence ATGCACGCCGTGAGCGTTCCCGTCCTGGCGATCGCCGGTTTCCTCGGCGCCGGAAAGACCACCCTGCTCAACCATCTGCTGCGCAACAGCCGCGGGGTGCGAATCGGCGCGCTGGTCAACGACTTCGGCGCGGTGAACATCGACGCGATGCTGGTCGCCGGCCAGGTCGACGCGATGGCCTCGCTGTCCAACGGCTGCATCTGTTGTGCGGTGGACGCGTCGGAGGCCGCCGAGATGCTCGGCAAGCTGGCGGCCGTGCGGCCAGCGCTGGACCTGATCGTGGTCGAGGCCAGCGGTGTCGCGGAGCCGCAGGTGCTGGCGCGCACCATCGCCACCGCCGAGGACGATCGCTTCCACTACGCCGGGTTGGTGCTGGTGGTCGACGCCGTCCAACCCGCCGATCTGGGCCATGGTGTCGCGGTGGCGGATCTGGTGGTGCTCAACAAGATCAGCGAGGCGCCCGACGATGACGTCGTGGCCGCCAGGATCCGCGAGCTCAACCCACGGGTGCCGGTGCTGCCCACCGATTTCGCGCGCATCGACCCCGAGCTGCTGATCGACCCGCCGGTAGCGCGGAAACCGCCGGCGCAGTTGTCCTTCGACGAACTCCTGCACGATCACGACGACCACCACGATCATCACCACCCCGAGTACCAGAGCATGCAGTTCTGCACCGGCGACACGGTCAACCCGCGACACTTCCTGCAGTTCCTCCAAGGCCGCCCCCAAGGGCTCTACCGGGCAAAGGGTTTCGTCGATTTCGGACCCAACGGCCGGTTCCTGGTACAGCTGGTCGGCAGCTCGCTGCGGTTCCACAGGTCGCGCGGCCGCGGCACCGAGTTGGTGCTCATCGGCACCGGGATGGACGTCGCCGCACTCCAGGCGGGCCTGGCCGACTGCACGCGTGAGCCTGCCGACGACAACGCGATGCTGGGGCTGGGCAAGTACATCGTGTGA